A window from Candidatus Eisenbacteria bacterium encodes these proteins:
- the pilB gene encoding type IV-A pilus assembly ATPase PilB, producing the protein MEDLGLKLLEAQLVTEEGLSKALVQQKSSGGTLEHNLVKAGAVQEERLMLFLSELFHVPLFDVAHAEVDPTVTRLIPAEVANKFLAIPVARLGRRLKVAMAHPDNLFAIEDIKFITGYDVEPVLSSEADIRRGIERHYETAGASLSEVMKGMEDDLQIVDEDEDDDADLGNLAEEAPIVKLVNSLITDAVRKGASDIHVEPYERMLRVRFRIDGTLYEMMSPPVKFKSAILSRLKIMAELDIAERRLPQDGRFKTKILNKTVEFRVSSLPTIHGEKIVLRVLDQSNLNVDLTRLGFHEKSLDAFMRAILNPYGMVLVTGPTGSGKTTTLYSALSKLNTPEVNIMTAEDPVEYNLEGVNQVLVQEDIGRTFAAALRAFLRQDPNIILVGEIRDVDTCSIAIKAALTGHLVLSTLHTNDAASSINRLIDMGMEPFLVAASLNLIEAQRLLRRVCPHCKKPMKVHPELLEELQFPESEWDGISLFEGQGCVECRNTGYKGRVAVHEVMPISPAVRDMILDRSPTSAMKKQMIDEGYLTMRVDALIKLKNGITTAEEVLKETAPDRF; encoded by the coding sequence TTGGAAGACCTGGGACTCAAACTGCTCGAAGCGCAGCTGGTCACCGAGGAGGGGCTTTCCAAGGCCCTGGTCCAGCAGAAGAGCTCGGGCGGCACGCTGGAACACAACCTCGTCAAGGCCGGCGCGGTCCAGGAGGAGCGGCTGATGCTCTTCCTCTCCGAGCTGTTCCACGTGCCGCTGTTTGACGTGGCGCACGCGGAAGTGGACCCCACCGTCACCCGCCTGATCCCCGCGGAAGTCGCGAACAAGTTCCTGGCCATCCCGGTGGCCCGCCTCGGCCGCCGCCTGAAGGTGGCCATGGCCCACCCGGACAACCTGTTCGCCATCGAGGACATCAAGTTCATCACCGGCTACGACGTGGAGCCGGTGCTCTCCTCCGAGGCGGATATCCGGCGGGGGATCGAGCGCCACTACGAGACCGCGGGCGCTTCGCTGTCCGAAGTGATGAAGGGGATGGAGGACGACCTCCAAATCGTCGACGAGGACGAGGATGACGATGCGGACCTCGGCAACCTCGCCGAGGAAGCGCCCATCGTCAAGCTGGTCAACTCGCTGATCACCGACGCGGTGCGCAAGGGGGCCAGCGACATCCACGTGGAGCCCTACGAGCGGATGCTGCGCGTGCGCTTCCGCATCGACGGCACGCTGTACGAGATGATGTCGCCGCCGGTGAAGTTCAAGAGCGCCATCCTGTCGCGGCTCAAGATCATGGCCGAGCTGGACATCGCCGAGCGCCGGCTGCCCCAGGATGGGCGCTTCAAGACCAAGATCCTCAACAAGACGGTGGAGTTCCGCGTCTCGTCGCTGCCCACCATCCACGGCGAGAAGATCGTGCTGCGCGTGCTGGACCAGTCGAACCTGAACGTGGACCTGACGCGCCTGGGCTTCCACGAGAAGTCGCTGGACGCGTTCATGCGGGCGATCTTGAACCCCTACGGGATGGTGCTGGTGACCGGTCCCACCGGCTCGGGCAAGACCACCACGCTGTACTCGGCGCTCAGCAAGCTCAACACGCCCGAGGTGAACATCATGACCGCCGAGGATCCGGTGGAATACAACCTCGAAGGCGTGAACCAGGTGCTGGTCCAGGAGGACATCGGGCGCACCTTCGCCGCGGCGCTGCGCGCGTTCCTGCGCCAGGACCCCAACATCATCCTGGTGGGTGAGATCCGCGACGTGGACACCTGCTCCATCGCCATCAAGGCGGCCCTCACCGGTCACCTGGTGCTGTCCACGCTGCACACCAACGACGCCGCCAGCTCCATCAACCGTCTCATCGACATGGGCATGGAGCCGTTCCTGGTGGCCGCGTCGCTGAACCTGATCGAGGCCCAGCGGCTGCTGCGCCGGGTGTGCCCGCACTGCAAGAAGCCCATGAAGGTGCATCCGGAGCTGCTCGAGGAGCTGCAGTTCCCGGAGTCCGAATGGGACGGCATCAGCCTCTTTGAGGGCCAGGGCTGCGTGGAGTGCCGCAACACCGGGTACAAGGGCCGCGTGGCGGTGCACGAGGTGATGCCCATCAGTCCGGCGGTGCGGGACATGATCCTGGACCGCTCCCCGACCAGCGCGATGAAGAAGCAGATGATTGATGAAGGATACCTGACGATGCGCGTGGATGCCCTCATCAAGCTCAAGAACGGCATCACCACGGCCGAAGAAGTGTTGAAGGAGACGGCCCCGGACCGATTCTGA
- a CDS encoding helix-hairpin-helix domain-containing protein, whose protein sequence is MTPGARALLRMGLASAVAVLIAVLAHRAPVPAERLAAAGGVGTAAAAADAPGAEAPGSPGAGLPPRGAAWPGEPGGHRLSLNRASQADLEALPGIGPALARRILEFRASHGPFRSAEELLLVRGIGPRKWAALRGLVAP, encoded by the coding sequence ATGACTCCTGGCGCGCGCGCCCTGCTCCGGATGGGGCTGGCGTCGGCGGTCGCCGTCCTGATCGCGGTGCTCGCGCACCGGGCCCCCGTGCCGGCGGAGCGCCTTGCCGCCGCGGGAGGCGTGGGCACCGCCGCCGCCGCCGCAGACGCGCCCGGAGCGGAAGCCCCCGGCTCACCTGGAGCGGGCCTGCCGCCGCGTGGCGCAGCGTGGCCCGGCGAACCCGGCGGGCATCGCTTGAGCCTCAACCGGGCCAGCCAGGCCGATCTCGAGGCCCTGCCGGGCATCGGACCGGCCCTGGCGCGGCGCATCCTCGAGTTCCGCGCCTCGCACGGGCCATTCCGGAGCGCGGAGGAGCTCCTCCTGGTGCGGGGCATCGGCCCGCGCAAGTGGGCGGCGCTGCGGGGTCTGGTGGCACCGTAG
- a CDS encoding PHP domain-containing protein, translating into MSPFGIKLLRPRPRPPEIDLHMHSTQSDGSVDPAGLVREALALGLKAISITDHDTTSAIVEARRSAEGTGLEIVPGVELSTAEGKSDVHLLIYGFSDSEGLEQALLRFREARERRAEEMVGKLNALGIEITMAEVRALAGPGAIGRPHLAQALVLMGAAETSQEVFRRWLGHGGSAWVPKERLTMEDAAEIARRHGGVTSLAHPATLRRDDLIPTLRDRGVQCLEVWHSRHDVECSKYYLALARRHGLVPTGGSDYHGAHNPGVTMGCTRVAAEVLEELRAAFPSTPPSISPSIP; encoded by the coding sequence GTGAGCCCCTTCGGCATCAAGCTGCTCCGGCCGCGCCCCCGGCCCCCCGAGATTGACCTCCACATGCACAGCACGCAGTCCGACGGGTCGGTGGACCCGGCGGGACTGGTGCGCGAGGCGCTCGCGCTCGGGCTCAAGGCCATCTCCATCACCGACCACGACACCACCTCCGCCATCGTCGAGGCGCGCCGCTCCGCCGAGGGCACCGGCCTGGAGATCGTCCCCGGCGTGGAGCTGTCCACGGCGGAGGGCAAGTCCGACGTGCACCTGCTGATCTACGGCTTCAGCGACTCCGAGGGCCTGGAGCAGGCGCTGCTCCGCTTCCGCGAGGCGCGCGAGCGGCGCGCGGAGGAGATGGTGGGCAAGCTCAACGCGCTGGGCATCGAGATCACCATGGCCGAAGTGCGGGCGTTGGCGGGCCCGGGGGCCATCGGCCGCCCGCACCTGGCGCAGGCCCTGGTGCTCATGGGGGCGGCCGAGACCAGCCAGGAGGTCTTCCGGCGCTGGCTGGGGCACGGCGGCTCGGCGTGGGTGCCCAAGGAGCGTCTCACCATGGAGGACGCCGCGGAGATCGCGCGCCGGCACGGGGGCGTCACCTCGCTGGCGCACCCCGCCACGCTGCGTCGCGACGACCTGATCCCCACCCTGCGCGACCGCGGGGTGCAGTGCCTGGAGGTGTGGCACTCCCGCCACGACGTGGAGTGCTCCAAGTACTACCTGGCGCTGGCCCGCCGGCACGGGCTGGTGCCCACCGGCGGCTCCGACTACCACGGAGCGCACAACCCCGGCGTGACCATGGGCTGCACGCGGGTCGCGGCGGAAGTCCTCGAGGAGTTGCGCGCGGCCTTCCCGTCCACTCCGCCCAGCATCTCGCCATCCATCCCCTGA
- a CDS encoding tetratricopeptide repeat protein — protein MERAADIKRQAQNFIKQGRWDEAIRAYERLAQASDPDPYLLVMIGDVHIRRGDTASALGSYTQAIEGYRAVGLLKNAVALGKKLLRYNQQKVQVLRLLGDLTAQDGLAGDAAAFYAAAAEEEVSTGHMDAAAEMLRRGVSVSPVHADCSNRLVDLYVSLDRPRDAAGELLRMAAALRMAGREEIVHYLLERARALDPEAELPSLEPVQGGTTDPALGLRDALESSGRPAASPQAPAVPRVAGDRLSDLEGTSRAKESPAAPKEVTPAAKSAAGQAQKEGTPAAKPAAPSAPKTAAAKAKPPEAAAPEAAPAAAEAAFVEPEAPAKRSTSRSVSVRDEAPAAGALIDLSKILDEFKQGLEQQIAPDDAKSHYDMAMAFMEMNLLGDAVAELAAASHDTEMRPRCCELLGQCYLRQGLPADAERILRRGLESPGLAEEALLSLRYHLSLALDELGQGEEAHELMAEVVRTRPDFMDAATHLEAFRLKRAS, from the coding sequence TTGGAGCGAGCTGCTGACATTAAGCGGCAGGCCCAGAATTTCATCAAGCAGGGCCGTTGGGACGAGGCCATCAGGGCCTACGAACGTCTCGCGCAGGCGTCGGATCCCGATCCGTACCTGCTGGTGATGATCGGCGACGTCCACATCCGGCGCGGGGACACCGCGTCGGCGCTGGGGTCGTACACCCAGGCCATCGAAGGCTACCGCGCGGTCGGGCTGCTGAAGAACGCGGTCGCGCTGGGCAAGAAGCTGCTCCGCTACAACCAGCAGAAGGTGCAGGTGCTGCGCCTGCTGGGAGACCTGACCGCGCAGGACGGCCTGGCCGGGGACGCGGCCGCCTTCTATGCCGCCGCCGCGGAGGAGGAGGTCTCCACCGGCCACATGGACGCCGCGGCCGAGATGTTGCGCCGGGGCGTGTCCGTCTCACCGGTGCACGCGGATTGTTCCAACCGGCTGGTGGATCTCTACGTGAGCCTGGATCGCCCGCGGGATGCCGCGGGAGAGCTGCTGCGCATGGCCGCGGCGCTGCGCATGGCCGGCCGCGAGGAGATCGTGCATTACCTCCTGGAGCGCGCCCGCGCGCTGGATCCCGAGGCGGAGCTGCCGTCGCTGGAGCCGGTGCAGGGCGGGACCACCGACCCCGCGCTCGGGCTGCGGGATGCCCTGGAGTCCTCCGGGCGGCCCGCCGCATCGCCCCAGGCCCCCGCGGTGCCGCGCGTCGCCGGGGACCGGTTGTCCGACCTCGAGGGCACCAGCCGCGCCAAGGAGAGCCCCGCTGCGCCGAAGGAAGTAACCCCCGCCGCGAAGTCGGCTGCCGGGCAGGCGCAGAAGGAAGGCACTCCGGCCGCGAAGCCGGCGGCCCCGTCGGCGCCGAAGACCGCCGCCGCGAAGGCGAAGCCGCCCGAGGCGGCCGCGCCGGAGGCGGCGCCGGCAGCCGCCGAGGCCGCATTCGTGGAGCCCGAGGCGCCCGCGAAGCGCAGCACCAGCCGCTCGGTCAGCGTGCGCGACGAAGCGCCGGCGGCCGGGGCGTTGATTGATCTCTCCAAGATTCTGGACGAATTCAAGCAGGGCCTGGAGCAGCAGATCGCGCCCGACGACGCCAAGAGCCACTACGACATGGCCATGGCATTCATGGAGATGAACCTCCTCGGGGACGCGGTGGCCGAGCTGGCGGCGGCCTCGCACGACACCGAGATGCGCCCGCGCTGCTGCGAGCTGCTGGGCCAGTGCTACCTGCGCCAGGGCCTGCCGGCCGACGCCGAGCGGATCCTGCGCCGCGGCCTGGAGTCGCCCGGCCTGGCGGAGGAGGCGTTGCTGTCGCTGCGCTACCACCTGTCGCTCGCGCTCGACGAGCTGGGACAGGGGGAGGAGGCGCACGAGCTGATGGCGGAGGTGGTGCGCACGCGGCCCGACTTCATGGACGCGGCGACGCACCTCGAGGCGTTTCGCCTGAAGCGCGCCTCGTGA
- the ftcD gene encoding glutamate formimidoyltransferase, which translates to MQPMIECVPNFSEGRRPEVVAAIVESMTAVEGVTLLDREMDPSHNRCVVTFVAPPGVVVEAALRGMRKAAELIDLNHHEGEHPRMGATDVVPFVPLGTATMDQCVELAKELGRRAGEELGIPVFLYEAAATRPQRENLAEVRKGEFEGLREAIGRDPARLPDFGPGKIHPTAGATAVGARMPLVAFNVNLGTPDVRVAKEVAKALRFQTGGLRYVKALGFFLEDRGIAQVSMNLVNYRQSPMHRAFAMVREEAERFGVGVVGSEIVGLVPQDALFAAAEHALRLEAFTPNQVLENKLAAAGAGGGGGSVGEFLDRIASREPTPGGGAVSAHAGALAAALGAMVAGLTVGRKKYAAVDAEMRQAMRRCEELRSRLSQLVEADNASFDEVMRVRKTPANNEIETSRKAKLELEALWKATRVPLETARAAAEVVGLAGEMAAKGNRNALSDAGVGLLMSQAAGRGALYNVAINLKDLPDGPDKEEVRREAAALKQALAGADSVLAALEAGLA; encoded by the coding sequence ATGCAACCGATGATCGAATGTGTCCCGAATTTCAGCGAAGGCCGGCGTCCGGAGGTGGTGGCGGCGATCGTGGAGTCCATGACCGCGGTGGAGGGTGTGACGCTGCTGGACCGTGAGATGGACCCCAGCCACAACCGCTGCGTGGTGACCTTCGTGGCGCCGCCGGGCGTGGTGGTGGAGGCGGCGCTGCGGGGGATGCGCAAGGCCGCGGAGCTGATTGACCTGAACCACCACGAGGGCGAACACCCGCGCATGGGGGCCACGGACGTGGTGCCGTTCGTGCCGCTGGGCACCGCCACCATGGACCAGTGCGTGGAGCTGGCGAAGGAACTGGGTCGGCGGGCCGGGGAGGAGCTGGGCATCCCGGTGTTCCTGTACGAGGCCGCCGCCACCCGCCCGCAGCGGGAGAACCTGGCCGAGGTGCGCAAGGGCGAGTTCGAGGGCCTGCGCGAGGCCATCGGCAGGGACCCCGCGCGCCTGCCGGACTTCGGCCCCGGGAAGATCCACCCCACGGCGGGTGCCACGGCGGTGGGGGCGCGCATGCCGCTGGTGGCGTTCAACGTGAACCTGGGCACGCCCGACGTGCGCGTGGCGAAGGAAGTGGCCAAGGCGCTGCGCTTCCAGACCGGAGGCCTGCGCTACGTGAAGGCGCTGGGCTTCTTCCTCGAGGACCGCGGGATCGCCCAGGTGAGCATGAACCTGGTCAACTACCGCCAGAGCCCCATGCACCGCGCCTTCGCCATGGTGCGCGAGGAGGCGGAGCGCTTCGGCGTGGGCGTGGTGGGCAGCGAGATCGTGGGGCTGGTCCCGCAGGACGCGCTGTTCGCCGCGGCCGAGCACGCGCTGCGGCTGGAGGCCTTCACCCCCAACCAGGTCCTCGAGAACAAGCTGGCCGCGGCGGGTGCGGGCGGGGGCGGTGGGTCGGTGGGGGAATTCCTGGATCGGATCGCCTCGCGCGAACCGACCCCGGGGGGCGGAGCGGTGTCGGCGCACGCGGGCGCGCTGGCCGCCGCGCTGGGCGCGATGGTGGCGGGCCTCACCGTGGGCCGCAAGAAGTACGCCGCGGTGGACGCCGAAATGCGCCAGGCGATGCGCAGGTGCGAGGAGTTGCGCTCCCGGCTGTCCCAGCTGGTGGAGGCGGACAACGCCTCCTTTGACGAGGTCATGCGGGTCCGCAAGACGCCTGCCAACAACGAGATCGAGACGTCGCGTAAGGCGAAGCTGGAACTGGAGGCCCTGTGGAAGGCCACCCGGGTGCCGCTGGAGACGGCCCGGGCGGCCGCCGAAGTGGTGGGCCTGGCCGGCGAGATGGCCGCCAAGGGCAACCGCAACGCCTTGAGCGACGCGGGGGTGGGGCTGCTGATGTCGCAGGCGGCCGGGAGGGGGGCGCTGTACAACGTGGCCATCAACCTCAAGGACCTGCCCGACGGGCCGGACAAGGAAGAGGTGCGCCGGGAGGCCGCGGCTCTCAAGCAGGCCCTCGCGGGGGCCGATAGTGTATTGGCTGCACTGGAAGCCGGACTGGCCTGA
- a CDS encoding imidazolonepropionase, whose product MNRGNGPDRVAATGLLLHAGQLVTLAGGEGPLRGVVGDAGVIPDGALAWRGEDIVWTGASSEAERGVELLPGGLRFDAGGRAVVPGLIDSHTHMVFAGHRDEEWEERLRGVSYAEIAARGGGILNTVRATRAAGVPELKSLAECRLQRALEAGVTTVEIKSGYGLSLESELKILEVVDLIRREGRYDVVPTFLGAHEVGPEFRGRRADFVREVARTWIPEVASTGRAEFFDVFCEKDVFELEDTRAMCEAALAAGLRLKLHADELHPLGGAGLAAELGSVSADHLVHASDSDLEKMGASGTIPVLLPGTSLMLAIPWARAARMLEMGLPVALATDCNPGTCYCENLPLIGSLALGGYRMPPLTALAAVTRNAACAVGRGGRLGRLQTGYRMDAVMLEEASPASLFYHVSAPHARVVWMRGEVAFRRDVGTPVETTH is encoded by the coding sequence ATGAACCGCGGCAACGGGCCGGACCGGGTGGCCGCCACCGGCCTGTTGCTGCACGCCGGGCAGCTGGTGACGCTGGCCGGGGGCGAGGGACCGCTGCGCGGGGTGGTGGGGGACGCCGGCGTGATCCCCGACGGTGCGCTGGCCTGGCGCGGCGAGGACATCGTGTGGACCGGCGCCAGCTCGGAGGCGGAGCGCGGTGTGGAGCTCCTGCCGGGCGGGCTGCGTTTCGACGCCGGCGGCCGGGCGGTGGTGCCCGGGCTCATCGATTCCCACACCCACATGGTCTTCGCCGGCCATCGCGACGAAGAATGGGAGGAGCGGCTGCGGGGCGTGTCCTACGCCGAGATCGCCGCGCGCGGCGGGGGAATCCTGAACACGGTACGCGCCACCCGGGCCGCCGGCGTGCCGGAGCTGAAGAGCCTGGCCGAGTGCCGGCTGCAGCGGGCGCTGGAGGCGGGGGTCACCACGGTGGAGATCAAGAGCGGCTACGGGCTGTCGCTGGAGAGCGAGCTCAAGATCCTGGAAGTGGTGGATCTCATCCGCCGCGAGGGTCGCTACGACGTGGTGCCCACGTTCCTGGGGGCCCACGAGGTGGGCCCGGAGTTCCGCGGCCGGCGCGCCGACTTCGTGCGCGAGGTGGCGCGGACCTGGATCCCCGAGGTGGCCTCGACCGGCCGGGCGGAGTTCTTCGACGTGTTCTGCGAGAAGGACGTCTTCGAGCTGGAGGACACCCGCGCGATGTGCGAGGCGGCCCTGGCGGCCGGCCTGCGGCTGAAGTTGCACGCCGACGAGTTGCACCCGCTGGGCGGAGCCGGGCTGGCCGCCGAGCTGGGCTCGGTGAGCGCCGACCACCTGGTCCACGCCTCGGACTCGGATCTTGAGAAGATGGGCGCATCGGGGACGATCCCGGTGCTCCTGCCCGGGACGTCGCTGATGCTGGCCATTCCGTGGGCGCGCGCGGCGCGCATGCTGGAGATGGGGCTGCCGGTGGCGCTGGCCACCGACTGCAACCCCGGTACCTGCTACTGCGAGAATCTGCCGCTGATCGGCAGCCTGGCCCTGGGCGGCTACCGCATGCCGCCGCTCACGGCGCTGGCCGCGGTGACGCGCAACGCCGCCTGCGCGGTGGGCCGCGGCGGGCGGCTGGGACGGCTGCAGACCGGCTACCGGATGGACGCCGTGATGCTGGAGGAAGCCTCGCCGGCATCGCTGTTCTACCACGTGTCGGCGCCCCACGCGCGGGTGGTGTGGATGCGGGGAGAGGTGGCGTTCCGGCGCGACGTCGGAACCCCCGTGGAGACGACCCACTAG
- the hutU gene encoding urocanate hydratase, with protein MSAIRTLRAPRGTSRTCKGWSQEAALRMLHNNLDPEVAERPEDLVVYGGTGKAARNWACFEAIVRELQRLENDETLLVQSGKPVGVARTHPWAPRVLIANSLLVPAWANWEHFWKLEKLGLIMYGQMTAGSWIYIGTQGILQGTYETFAECGRRHFGSDLAGRVVLTAGLGGMGGAQPLAVTMNGGVCLAVEVDPSRIQRRLETRYLDRAARSVEEALAWAEEARRAKQPLSVGIPGNAATVLPQLLKAGFAPDVVTDQTSAHDPLAGYIPEGHTVEAAAELRSRDPARYMALSYASMARHVEAMLAFQAAGSAVFDYGNNLRAQAHKAGVERAFDFPGFVPAYVRPLFCEGKGPFRWAALSGDPKDIARTDRAILETFPDNEPLARWIRMAGERVAFQGLPARICWLGYGERAEFGAVMNRLVAKGEITAPIVIGRDHLDSGSVASPYRETEAMKDGSDAIADWPILNALLNTSSGASWVSVHHGGGVGMGYSIHAGMVCVAEGTEEGGRKLERVLTNDPMSGVLRHVDAGYDEAIGFAKAKGVRVPTRER; from the coding sequence ATGAGCGCCATCCGCACCCTGCGCGCGCCCCGGGGCACCAGCCGCACCTGCAAGGGCTGGTCGCAGGAGGCGGCGCTGCGCATGCTGCACAACAACCTGGACCCCGAAGTGGCGGAGCGGCCGGAGGACCTGGTGGTGTACGGCGGCACGGGCAAGGCGGCCCGCAACTGGGCCTGCTTCGAGGCCATCGTGCGCGAGCTGCAGCGCCTGGAGAACGACGAGACGCTGCTGGTGCAGTCGGGCAAGCCCGTGGGCGTGGCGCGCACGCACCCGTGGGCCCCGCGGGTGCTGATCGCCAACTCGCTGCTGGTGCCGGCGTGGGCCAACTGGGAGCATTTCTGGAAGCTGGAAAAGCTGGGCCTGATCATGTACGGGCAGATGACGGCCGGCAGCTGGATCTACATCGGCACGCAGGGAATCCTGCAGGGCACCTACGAAACGTTCGCGGAGTGCGGCAGGAGGCACTTCGGATCCGATCTCGCCGGGCGGGTGGTGCTCACCGCCGGCCTGGGCGGCATGGGCGGGGCGCAGCCGCTGGCGGTGACCATGAACGGCGGGGTGTGCCTGGCGGTGGAAGTGGACCCCTCGCGCATCCAGCGGCGCCTGGAGACGCGCTACCTGGACCGGGCGGCCCGATCGGTGGAGGAGGCGCTGGCGTGGGCCGAGGAGGCGCGCCGCGCGAAGCAGCCGCTGAGCGTCGGCATTCCCGGGAACGCCGCCACGGTGCTGCCGCAGCTGCTCAAGGCCGGCTTCGCGCCGGACGTGGTCACCGACCAGACTTCGGCGCACGATCCCCTCGCCGGCTACATCCCCGAAGGCCACACGGTGGAGGCTGCCGCGGAGCTGCGCTCGCGCGACCCGGCCCGCTACATGGCGCTGAGCTACGCCTCCATGGCGCGGCACGTGGAGGCCATGCTGGCCTTCCAGGCGGCCGGCAGTGCGGTGTTCGACTACGGCAACAACCTCCGGGCGCAGGCGCACAAGGCGGGCGTGGAGCGGGCCTTCGACTTTCCCGGTTTCGTGCCGGCCTACGTGCGCCCCCTGTTCTGCGAAGGCAAGGGCCCGTTCCGCTGGGCGGCGCTCTCCGGCGACCCGAAGGACATCGCGCGCACCGACCGTGCCATCCTCGAGACCTTCCCCGACAACGAGCCGCTGGCGCGCTGGATCCGCATGGCCGGCGAGCGCGTGGCCTTCCAGGGGCTGCCGGCGCGCATCTGCTGGCTCGGCTACGGGGAGCGCGCGGAGTTCGGAGCGGTGATGAACCGGCTGGTGGCGAAGGGGGAGATCACCGCACCCATCGTGATCGGCCGCGACCACCTGGACTCCGGCTCGGTGGCCTCGCCGTACCGGGAGACCGAGGCCATGAAGGACGGCTCCGACGCCATCGCCGACTGGCCCATCCTCAACGCGCTGCTCAACACCTCGAGCGGGGCCTCGTGGGTGTCGGTGCACCACGGGGGCGGCGTGGGCATGGGCTACTCGATCCACGCGGGCATGGTGTGCGTGGCCGAGGGCACCGAGGAGGGCGGCCGGAAGCTGGAGCGGGTGCTGACCAACGACCCCATGAGCGGGGTGTTGCGCCACGTGGATGCCGGATACGACGAGGCCATCGGCTTCGCGAAGGCGAAGGGCGTGCGCGTTCCGACGAGGGAGCGCTGA
- the hutH gene encoding histidine ammonia-lyase, producing the protein MAVSYQAGWSALTARDLEAIAEGRARLVLGAGSVQRMGVSRETVESLMHRGQVVYGVNTGFGNLVSERIPDAALRDLQRNLLRSHACGVGETLTDPESRAMVALRAHSLAFGHSGVRPQLVRALLALLAKNVVPVIPLRGSVGASGDLAPLAHLALVLIGEGRARVGARRSEVGGAVALRRAGLRPVVLAPKEGLALINGTQLMAGVGSLSWCRAERVLLAAELAAAMSVEALLGSVKPFDERFARVRPHPGHAETAARLRSMLRGSGIVASHRNCGRVQDAYTERCVPQVLGSVRDSLRYVRRCLEIEINSVSDNPLVFGGEVISGGNFHGQPVATALDVATIALAQVAGFSERRTFRMLDAKLGELPAFLARRPGLESGLMLVQYTAAALVAELKVLSHPASVDTIPTSASTEDHVSMGSVAATKLRQAVPLAARVVAAELVAAAEAQDRRRPLRPAAATGNGRDAVRRYVPPLTGDRPLGGQLDVLAEAILDGSFPALPDPRKAGVS; encoded by the coding sequence ATGGCGGTTTCGTACCAGGCGGGGTGGAGCGCGCTGACGGCGCGCGATCTCGAGGCCATTGCGGAGGGCCGGGCGCGGCTCGTGCTGGGCGCGGGGTCGGTGCAGCGGATGGGTGTGTCGCGGGAGACCGTGGAGTCCCTGATGCACCGCGGGCAGGTGGTGTACGGCGTGAACACCGGTTTTGGCAACCTGGTGAGCGAGCGGATTCCGGACGCGGCGCTGCGCGACCTGCAGCGCAACCTCCTGCGCAGCCACGCCTGCGGCGTGGGCGAGACGCTCACCGACCCGGAGAGCCGGGCCATGGTGGCGCTGCGGGCGCACTCGCTGGCCTTCGGCCATTCCGGCGTGCGGCCGCAGCTGGTGCGCGCGCTGCTGGCGCTGCTCGCGAAGAACGTGGTCCCGGTCATCCCGCTCCGCGGCTCGGTGGGCGCGAGCGGGGACCTGGCGCCGCTGGCGCACCTGGCGCTGGTGCTGATCGGCGAGGGGCGGGCGCGCGTGGGGGCTCGACGGTCGGAGGTCGGCGGTGCGGTGGCGCTGCGGCGCGCGGGCCTGCGGCCGGTGGTGCTGGCGCCCAAGGAAGGCCTGGCGCTCATCAACGGCACGCAGCTCATGGCCGGCGTCGGCTCGCTCTCGTGGTGCCGCGCGGAGCGGGTTCTGCTGGCCGCGGAACTGGCCGCGGCCATGTCGGTGGAGGCGCTGCTGGGCAGCGTCAAGCCCTTCGACGAGCGCTTCGCGCGCGTCCGGCCGCACCCCGGGCACGCGGAAACCGCCGCGCGGCTGCGGTCCATGCTGCGCGGCAGCGGGATCGTGGCCTCGCACCGCAACTGCGGGCGGGTGCAGGACGCCTACACTGAGCGGTGCGTGCCGCAGGTCCTGGGCTCGGTGCGCGACTCGTTGCGGTACGTGCGGCGCTGCCTGGAGATCGAGATCAACTCGGTGTCGGACAATCCGCTGGTGTTCGGCGGGGAGGTGATCTCCGGCGGCAACTTCCACGGGCAGCCGGTGGCCACCGCGCTGGACGTGGCCACCATCGCGCTGGCGCAGGTCGCGGGCTTCAGCGAGCGGCGCACCTTCCGGATGCTGGATGCGAAGCTGGGGGAGCTGCCCGCCTTCCTGGCGCGCCGGCCGGGCCTGGAGTCCGGCCTGATGCTGGTGCAGTACACCGCCGCGGCCCTGGTGGCGGAGCTCAAGGTGTTGTCGCATCCTGCCAGCGTGGACACCATTCCCACCTCCGCGAGCACCGAGGACCACGTCAGCATGGGCAGCGTGGCGGCCACCAAGCTGCGCCAGGCCGTGCCGCTGGCCGCCCGCGTGGTGGCGGCGGAGCTGGTGGCGGCGGCGGAAGCCCAGGACCGGCGCCGTCCGCTCAGGCCGGCCGCGGCCACCGGGAACGGCCGCGACGCCGTGCGCCGCTACGTTCCGCCCCTGACCGGCGACCGGCCGCTGGGCGGGCAGCTGGACGTGCTGGCGGAGGCGATCCTCGACGGTTCCTTCCCGGCGTTGCCGGATCCCAGAAAGGCAGGCGTGTCATGA